Proteins co-encoded in one Waddliaceae bacterium genomic window:
- a CDS encoding RluA family pseudouridine synthase, producing the protein MTIDTIFITDTEANTRLDIILTRRYPDQSRSYFHYLIKEGLVLLNGKAVKKQLRPKCGDEVKVEFALTPEISVVAEDIPLDIIYEDEHFLAVNKAVGMVVHPAHGNWSGTFVNALLYHCKELPDVGDSLRPGIVHRLDKDTSGVLIAAKTLECHRALVEMFSSRNVSKKYLSICVGNPGSGEIITNIARDHLDRKKMSVVEDRGKEAITRYTSLAHNEALSIVEVALMTGRTHQIRVHMQHLKAPVLGDSIYGSVSTNKKYGVKRQLLHAWKLSFDHPITHEHLDIVAPIPSDMASVLKKIAPSWSE; encoded by the coding sequence ATGACAATAGATACTATTTTTATAACGGACACCGAAGCCAACACGCGTCTTGACATTATCCTTACGCGTCGATACCCCGACCAGTCGCGCAGTTATTTCCACTATCTTATTAAGGAAGGGCTTGTTCTTCTCAATGGCAAAGCTGTGAAGAAACAGCTTCGTCCGAAGTGTGGCGATGAAGTGAAGGTAGAGTTTGCGTTGACGCCGGAGATATCTGTCGTCGCCGAAGACATCCCTCTCGACATCATATATGAAGACGAGCATTTTCTTGCTGTAAACAAGGCAGTGGGCATGGTCGTCCATCCCGCTCATGGTAATTGGTCTGGCACGTTTGTTAATGCCCTTTTATACCACTGTAAGGAGCTTCCTGATGTCGGCGACAGCCTACGTCCTGGCATAGTCCATCGCCTCGACAAAGACACTTCTGGTGTTCTTATTGCTGCGAAGACCCTTGAGTGTCACCGTGCTCTTGTTGAGATGTTCAGCAGCAGGAATGTCTCCAAAAAATACCTTTCTATATGTGTTGGAAACCCCGGTTCTGGCGAAATAATTACTAACATCGCCAGAGATCATCTTGACAGGAAAAAGATGTCCGTCGTCGAGGACCGCGGCAAGGAAGCGATAACGCGATATACTTCTTTAGCTCACAACGAGGCTCTTAGCATCGTAGAGGTTGCTCTTATGACGGGACGCACACACCAGATACGCGTACATATGCAGCACCTCAAAGCCCCAGTTCTTGGCGATAGTATTTATGGCAGTGTTTCTACCAACAAAAAATATGGCGTGAAGCGTCAGCTCCTCCATGCTTGGAAGCTAAGCTTCGATCATCCAATAACCCACGAGCATCTTGACATTGTTGCGCCGATACCTTCCGATATGGCCTCGGTGTTAAAGAAGATCGCCCCCTCTTGGAGTGAATAA
- a CDS encoding KH domain-containing protein, translating to MKEFVEYIVKNLVDNPEQVKINEISGSQTLILELSVEKSDIGKIIGKRGKTINAIRTLLMSVASRNGIRVNLEILEDGDRATKKPVEAETEEE from the coding sequence ATGAAAGAATTCGTCGAATACATCGTCAAAAACCTAGTTGACAATCCTGAACAAGTCAAAATTAATGAGATCAGCGGCTCCCAAACGTTGATCCTTGAGCTTTCCGTTGAGAAGTCCGATATCGGCAAGATCATCGGCAAGCGCGGAAAGACTATCAATGCTATTAGGACGCTTCTGATGTCTGTGGCTAGTCGCAATGGCATACGTGTAAACCTTGAGATTCTCGAAGATGGCGACAGGGCCACCAAAAAGCCTGTCGAAGCAGAGACTGAAGAAGAATAA
- a CDS encoding D-tyrosyl-tRNA(Tyr) deacylase encodes MKVLIQRVKEASVTVDGKVCGSIGGGLLIFFAAHIDDTNKTIPWLSEKVVGLRIFPDDAGKMNISVSDIDGEILVVSQFTLYGTCSKGKRPEFTKSAPPEKAEALYDEFVEVLTKKLGKPVSTGKFREHMDVSLINDGPITLEIEKK; translated from the coding sequence ATGAAAGTCTTGATACAGCGCGTCAAAGAAGCTTCTGTAACTGTTGATGGTAAGGTATGTGGTAGTATTGGCGGTGGTCTTCTTATTTTCTTTGCTGCGCATATCGACGACACCAATAAAACGATACCATGGCTTTCGGAGAAAGTCGTGGGGCTTCGTATTTTCCCTGACGACGCTGGTAAAATGAACATAAGCGTCAGTGATATTGACGGAGAAATTCTTGTGGTAAGTCAATTCACTTTATATGGCACATGCTCCAAAGGTAAAAGGCCAGAATTCACAAAATCTGCGCCGCCGGAAAAGGCAGAAGCTCTTTATGATGAATTTGTCGAAGTTCTTACAAAGAAGCTTGGAAAGCCTGTTTCTACGGGGAAATTCCGCGAACATATGGACGTTTCTCTTATCAATGATGGTCCTATTACTTTAGAAATAGAAAAAAAATAA